A genomic window from Pecten maximus chromosome 4, xPecMax1.1, whole genome shotgun sequence includes:
- the LOC117326359 gene encoding A disintegrin and metalloproteinase with thrombospondin motifs 6-like encodes MFFLRCLFVSLVAEALTAAIAQDNNAVEAVGETSQGKTDRLLNKLGKYEMVIPVLVDETGKFLSYNVKHKTPQHRKRRSVDVNVGSLKKEPLKRIFYKLSAFGKEFHFDLKLNDKLLSTGYEAEVWTKNGQRNHVNRKRNCHYVGYSREPFTSIAAISNCFGLHGVFQTNEEDFFVEPLWNETGSTTTFGHPHVVYKRSDIRLSHEHSTDDCGVTDFQQLLFHHIPFHQNSHRNNDRTEPHRSSNKKKRRKPGHPRRIEYSPRPKHRTSLPEEYRNRKRRSVMSEEKNVETLVVADRMMVQYHGKKIIESYVLSIMNVVAQLFHDASIGNAINIVVSRLVILEKDQENLTLNYHADRSLDSFCRWQNMLNLTADEMGTAHHDNAVLLTGYDICTYQNSPCGTLGLAPVAGMCNEDRSCSINEDIGLASAFTVAHEIGHNFGMQHDGAGNRCGTTGSGEMAGIMAAQLTKDTQPFNWSSCSRAYVTEFLDSDKGQCLINTPSEQLLVQPQFRRFPPQQINSDEQCVLQFGETSSMCKPGEVCQELWCINKHGQCTTNSIPAAEGTVCPLDTGQRGWCYRGLCREPHYRPEPQDGDWGAWSEWDACTRTCGVGVESSFRRCDDPEPRHGGKYCVGERKRYRSCNIQSCPDNVQDFREQQCADYDTKPFRGRYYNWKPFSGAHNRPCALNCIAEGYNFYTERARKVIDGTKCYPDKMDLCINGRCLPVGCDGVLESNATEDNCRKCNGDGSTCQTISGHFDKQLPKGSYHEMVRIPKGAVHILVRETQESINYLALQGENGEYYINGEWTIDWPRKFSLAGTVFHYEREDTEPEVLRAIGPTNENLVIMILLQEDNLGVDYQYNMAKNATIYNHDATLYTWQHSVWSECSLSCGRGTRVSSAVCVKKSDRQVVDNDLCTPQPKPSDHSRTCNDNPCPASWSVGRWSPCSSTCGDNRTKMRSVTCVQTISQEEQVILPDQECPSRKPNNRRQCRSITCPAVWFPDHWRECSAECGMGETTRNVFCMTSDRQTYLHETQCSQEKKPLTWETCIQRPCPPPRWETEPWGPCSARCGTGRQTRTVVCRTYRGERSSTCLPRDKPTTIQQCHKNCDSPPSVEDCVDQDKAQFCPLVERFRVCDREYFYRMCCRTCVDSGQRTYG; translated from the exons ATGTTCTTTTTGAGGTGTCTATTTGTGAGTCTTGTTGCTGAAGCCCTTACTGCCGCCATTGCTCAGGATAATAACGCGGTCGAGGCCGTTGGAGAGACTTCCCAAGGCAAAACAG aCCGTCTTTTAAACAAACTCGGAAAATACGAAATGGTCATTCCTGTGCTTGTCGATGAGACTGGGAAGTTTCTAAGCTACAATGTGAAACACAAAACGCCGCAACACCGCAAGCGACGAAGTGTTGATGTAAACGTGGGGTCTTTGAAAAAAGAACCTCTGAAAAGAATATTCTATAAGTTATCAGCgtttggaaaggaatttcaTTTTGATCTCAAATTAAATGATAAGCTTCTTTCGACTGGGTACGAAGCAGAAGTTTGGACAAAAAATGGACAGCGAAATCATGTAAACCGGAAGAGGAACTGTCATTATGTAGGATATAGTCGTGAGCCGTTTACCTCCATCGCCGCCATAAGTAACTGTTTCGGATTG CACGGCGTGTTTCAGACAAACGAAGAAGATTTCTTCGTGGAGCCACTGTGGAACGAGACAGGCAGTACCACCACATTCGGACACCCACATGTGGTGTACAAACGATCTGACATCCGGTTAAGTCACGAACACAGCACAGACGACTGCGGTGTTACAG attttcAGCAATTACTTTTTCATCATATTCCATTTCATCAAAACTCACATCGAAATAATGATAGAACCGAACCACACCGATCATCTAATAAGAAAAAACGACGAAAACCTGGCCATCCACGTCGTATAGAGTATTCACCTCGGCCTAAACATAGAACGTCACTTCCGGAAGAATACCGGAACCGGAAGCGGCGGTCTGTGATGAGCGAAGAAAAGAACGTGGAGACACTGGTAGTTGCAGACAGGATGATGGTACAGTACCACGGGAAAAAGATTATAGAATCCTACGTTCTGTCCATCATGAACGTT GTTGCCCAGCTCTTCCATGATGCCAGTATTGGGAATGCAATTAACATCGTGGTCAGTCGACTGGTCATCCTGGAGAAGGATCAG GAAAATCTGACCTTGAACTACCACGCTGATCGTTCGTTAGATAGTTTCTGTCGATGGCAGAATATGCTCAATTTGACGGCTGACGAGATGGGGACAGCTCACCACGATAATGCTGTACTTCTTACAGG gtatgatatatgTACCTACCAGAATAGTCCGTGTGGAACATTAG GCTTGGCTCCAGTGGCTGGGATGTGTAACGAGGACAGAAGCTGTAGTATTAACGAAGATATCGGCCTGGCGTCAGCCTTCACCGTGGCGCACGAGATAGGGCACAA TTTTGGGATGCAGCATGATGGCGCCGGTAATCGATGTGGAACAACAGGATCAGGCGAAATGGCCGGGATCATGGCAGCCCAGCTGACCAAGGACACTCAGCCCTTCAACTGGTCATCTTGTAGCCGGGCATACGTCACCGAGTTCTTAGA TTCTGATAAGGGGCAGTGTCTGATTAACACCCCGTCTGAACAGCTCCTCGTGCAGCCCCAGTTCCGCCGCTTTCCACCCCAGCAGATCAACTCTGATGAGCAGTGCGTTCTACAGTTTGGAGAAACGTCCAGTATGTGTAAACCCGGG GAGGTGTGTCAGGAGCTATGGTGTATTAATAAACATGGTCAATGTACCACAAACAGCATCCCAGCCGCGGAGGGCACAGTTTGTCCGCTGGATACCGGTCAGCGAGGG TGGTGTTACCGGGGTCTATGTCGGGAGCCCCACTACCGTCCGGAGCCACAGGACGGAGACTGGGGGGCGTGGTCCGAATGGGATGCCTGTACACGGACGTGCGGTGTCGGCGTGGAGTCAAGCTTCCGGCGATGTGATGACCCAGA ACCTCGACACGGCGGGAAATATTGTGTGGGAGAAAGGAAGCGATACAGGTCTTGTAATATCCAGTCATGTCCGGATAATGTTCAGGATTTCCGGGAACAACAATGTGCGGATTACGACACCAAACCATTCAGGGGAAGGTACTACAACTGGAAACCATTCTCAGGGG CTCATAACAGACCTTGTGCGTTAAACTGCATAGCGGAGGGATACAATTTTTACACAGAACGCGCGCGGAAGGTTATAGACGGCACGAAGTGTTACCCGGACAAAATGGACCTCTGCATTAATGGCCGATGTCTG CCAGTTGGGTGCGATGGTGTTCTCGAGTCTAACGCTACTGAGGACAACTGCCGGAAGTGTAATGGCGACGGATCAACATGCCAAACAATATCTGGCCACTTCGACAAACAGCTCCCGAAGGGAT CTTATCATGAGATGGTGCGGATTCCAAAAGGAGCGGTGCATATATTAGTGAGGGAGACACAGGAATCTATCAACTATTTAG CTTTACAAGGAGAGAACGGGGAATACTATATTAATGGAGAATGGACAATTGACTGGCCCCGGAAGTTCTCCCTGGCCGGAACAGTCTTTCATTATGAACGAGAAGATACCGAACCGGAAGTTCTCAGGGCGATAGGACCGACCAACGAAAACCTTGTTATCAtg ATTTTGCTGCAAGAGGACAACCTTGGCGTAGACTATCAGTACAATATGGCGAAGAATGCCACCATTTACAACCACGACGCTACATTGTATACCTGGCAGCACTCTGTCTGGTCCGAGTGCTCACTTTCCTGTGGCAGAG GTACACGAGTGTCCAGTGCGGTCTGTGTTAAGAAGTCTGACCGCCAGGTTGTCGATAATGACCTCTGTACTCCACAGCCGAAACCGAGTGACCACAGTCGGACGTGCAACGACAACCCATGCCCAGCAAG TTGGTCGGTGGGACGATGGTCCCCATGTAGCTCCACATGTGGGGACAACAGAACGAAGATGCGGAGTGTCACGTGCGTCCAAACCATCAGTCAGGAGGAACAGGTGATCTTACCGGACCAGGAATGTCCCTCCCGGAAACCGAACAACAGACGTCAATGTCGCAGCATCACGTGTCCGGCGGTGTGGTTTCCCGACCACTGGAGAGAG TGTTCAGCTGAATGTGGTATGGGGGAGACCACTCGGAACGTGTTCTGTATGACGAGTGACCGCCAGACTTACCTTCACGAGACACAGTGTAGTCAGGAGAAGAAACCTCTTACTTGGGAAACCTGTATACAGCGACCATGTCCTCCGCCAAGGTGGGAAACAGAACCTTGGGGACCG TGCTCTGCCCGATGTGGGACAGGCCGCCAGACCCGGACAGTGGTTTGTAGGACGTATCGAGGGGAGCGGAGCAGTACCTGTCTCCCCCGGGATAAACCAACCACAATACAGCAATGTCACAAAAACTGTGACTCCCCGCCCTCTGTTGAAG ACTGTGTGGACCAAGATAAGGCACAGTTCTGTCCCCTTGTAGAGAGATTCCGAGTGTGCGATCGGGAGTATTTCTACAGGATGTGCTGTAGGACATGCGTTGATTCCGGACAGCGAACGTACGGATGA